A region of Emys orbicularis isolate rEmyOrb1 chromosome 20, rEmyOrb1.hap1, whole genome shotgun sequence DNA encodes the following proteins:
- the ACKR1 gene encoding atypical chemokine receptor 1, whose protein sequence is MGNCIITVSSRLELNTSDYSFENMTANYSYDYDTNDILAAAPCQSGYCSFFRSHAFNFLAVVCALGLLSNLALVVALANCWGLWGWPLGRASLFQLTLGTTIFTAMLPFFAAGISQGWVIGDGLCKVAYMLWYGSLFAQGLLVAAGACSAMWDKWVPRRHHWCMAVALWVAAILLAVPAALLSGTEGHPQELCMMRDTHWWHLAHVTSCLAVFILLPAALGVAKAMLTWRKSDCQLRVGVTCLFFLLWVLYGTALLLDSLVRRQLLDASCQFYEFLDFFLGLSEGLGVLHCCLGPLLLLGAGLYHRRTHADPGPLRVPAQHVPGLELPTPNVQKA, encoded by the coding sequence TCCAGCCGCCTGGAACTGAACACGAGCGATTACAGCTTTGAGAACATGACGGCGAATTACTCCTACGACTATGACACTAATGATATCTTGGCCGCTGCACCCTGCCAGAGTGGCTACTGTTCATTCTTTCGCAGTCATGCCTTCAACTTCCTGGCTGTAGTCTGTGCCCTGGGCCTGTTGAGTAACCTGGCCCTGGTGGTGGCCTTGGCCAACTGCTGGGGTCTTTGGGGCTGGCCCCTTGGCAGAGCCTCCCTGTTCCAGCTGACGCTCGGCACCACCATCTTCACAGCCATGCTGCCATTTTTTGCTGCAGGCATCAGCCAAGGTTGGGTCATTGGTGACGGGCTCTGCAAGGTGGCGTACATGCTGTGGTACGGGAGCCTCTTTGCTCAAGGGCTGCTGGTAGCTGCCGGTGCATGCAGTGCCATGTGGGACAAATGGGTTCCCAGACGGCACCACTGGTGCATGGCCGTGGCTCTCTGGGTGGCAGCTATCCTCCTGGCAGTGCCAGCTGCCTTGCTGAGTGGGACGGAGGGGCACCCGCAGGAGCTGTGTATGATGAGGGACACGCACTGGTGGCACCTGGCCCACGTCACATCCTGCCTGGCTGTTTTCATTCTGCTCCCTGCCGCACTAGGCGTGGCCAAGGCAATGCTGACATGGCGCAAGAGTGACTGTCAGCTGCGGGTCGGGGTGACGTGTCTGTTCTTCCTTCTCTGGGTGCTGTACGGGACAGCTCTGCTCCTGGACTCACTGGTGCGGAGGCAGCTGCTCGACGCCAGCTGCCAATTCTACGAGTTTCTTGACTTCTTCCTGGGGCTGTCAGAGGGCCTCGGTGTGCTGCACTGCTGCCTGGGGCCCCTGCTGCTTCTCGGGGCAGGGCTGTATCACCGAAGGACCCATGCTGACCCAGGTCCCCTCCGAGTGCCAGCACAGCATGTGCCAGGGCTagaattgccaaccccaaatgttcaaaaagcatga